CCTCCAGCACTATTGTAGATTTAGAACCTTGATTATACTACTCGTAAATTGTGCACGCGCGAAGATTATTTAACGAGGATGCAATAGCTGAGGATTCTATTATTTAAAAATTGAGACACAAAAATTGACGTAAAATACATTTCATGGCACATTTGAATTGActagaaaacaaatttGAAAAGCATCTAAATACTTTGTTCATATACTATAATCAGACCTCTATGACAAGTGATCATGTCAATTGCATACTCTGTGGGAATCAACTCAGATTCCCAGGATGGGGAATATTAAACCACATACGCACACGGATATAACAGCAATGCCACAATAAACAACGAGTTTCGTtacaacttcaacatcgTATCTAACACGCGGAACCACAACAGTAGATAAAAGATCAGGCTGTTGTGAGTTTTCTCGAACACTGTTTGAGGGAAGAGCAGAAGACACTCCCTGTGGCCGATGTTGAAGATTCTGTTGGGCCATGGACTCGTATAAGTCAGCAGTAGATTGAGGTCCCACTGAATCGGATCGGGCGCGACCGGCGCGCGAAAAAATCGAAGTGATTTCATGTGTCTCAAAGAGCGTTGTATCAGGAATAGATGAAGGAATGTCAGAGTACTCTGaagcagaaataaaatacttTCTGGGCATTGCAAGgccaatcttttcaataaatCGGAATGCAGGAGGTAGAACTTCGTGTAGAATACGTTTCATATTGTGACGCCATGTGACAACAAGACCGACACCAATAACGAATCTTAATGCAGTACCAACAATACCCGACATCTGAGGGTCATAATAGATACATCCATTGCTACCTGGAATGACTCTGGTAAGAATCCATTGACCAACTATCTCTCCCATAAGAACACCCAGAAAAGCTACACCGTCATCAAAACACGGGCAGTCATCAACAGGCTCTGGGTGGACTCTCACGAGGAAGAGAGTCAAGGGAACAATTAACAATGGGTAGTAGGAAGATGAAGTACGTAATGCAGTCATGAATCCAGAAAACAGCGTCAAAGCCCAGAGACCAGCTCCAATCAATGCTCCTATAACGACATCAGCAAAACCGTGCATACCACAATATATGCGACCTGCTACAATgctaaatacaaaaatagCATTAAGCAGTTGATAAACTGGTCCCTGAAGTTTGGTAGATAGAAGCAAAAACACGCCTACAGCATTTGCTGTATGAGTACTGGGAAATCCATATTCGAGAGCTGCACTTCCCGACATGGTAATTCTATGCAAAGGTGGAGATAGTGGTCTAGGAAGACATAACAGATCCTTCAAGAATCCTGTCAAATACACGCCCATGGCAAGAATAAATGTCAAATCACGAGCAGTGGAGGTCCCTCCGTACCAGTAACTGACTGGCAGCATAATAACGTAAAAGGTATGTGTTCCTAGGTTCGCAGACAGTGCGAAATATATATCAATGAGTGGATGACGGAGTGTACTTTGAAGACGTGCCAAATGAGGTGTTTCCCATCGGATTATTGGTAACATGGCATTCCGTAGTTTGAATCTCCATAAAGGAAGTCGTGTTGCGTAGTGGTCTTCTGATTTATTACCAGCGTCTTTTTCGGCACATGGTTCcttctcagcagccttcAATAGGGCTATAAATGAATTTGACCTTGACAAATCAGATTTGACATCTACTTTAGTCTGTTCCGAAGACATCGTGAATTATGTATATATGGTGACAGAACTTATAGTTTGACATCAAAttaggaaaaaaaaatgtggtttgtttttgactCCGACTTCATATAATACTGTTGTtgccaaacaaaaatatatacaaatGTATCTATTCAAGAATTACCAAGGTTCGGTACCATTTAATATGATCTAATGCAATGATTCCGGGATTTTGATCGAGAATTAAATATTATCGCATTAACGACCAATCTCCACGATTCAACGGTTTCTATGATATTAGTCTGTTTATATTAAACCCGTGTACTAAATGAAACTTTTTGTTTGCAGCATGCTGTTTTTAGCGCCGCACAGTTCGCGTAGAGACCAATTAACAGAATAGGAACCTAGGCATGTCGCTCGGCTATCTATCTAGAGATTGAGAACGAACAATCAgatctaattttttttcctctcAAATATAAGAAAACGTCGTTGTAAAGTGTTTGCTGAAATAATTAACTGATTTTCGTGGGTATTATCGATAGACCATATAACTCGTTCGGACATAATTAGTTGTATGCAGACCTATTGTAGTTTATTCATCTTGATAACTTCATTGATCTCCAAAGGAGTATAATACCTATAAAGTATATTCTCTACAGCTGGATGTCGGTAACTGTATCTGCTATGGTCAGTGTTCCTGGTACGTACGTCACGGAATGGTCTCTTCAGCTGCATTGAGTAGGTCGTCACTGCCCTGAAACATGATCTACCTGCGGTAGGAATGATTACTGTTAACGCAGGAGCCAATTCTCAATTGAGCCATCTTAACGAAGAGCATAGTTCTtgtatttttcttttcactCAATAGCgttaaaatattatcaccaCAGGCGAGAATTCCAATAACATCATCGAAAGCTATTTGATCAGATTTGAAGGTTTGTTCACCAATTATTTGGATCACAGTAACTAGCGCTTCAGCATACGCCTCAGTAATCGTGCATTTTAAATACCCTTCACGTGATTCTGCATCTCAGAGTAGCATGCTAGATTGAAGCAGTATCTAAACATTGGCGACAATCCTAGTAATCAGTGTCGAACTAATAATATCTTTATCCAAATTTTCTTAAATCCGATCTCGTCATAGCTAAGTGAAGCGGCTTTCAAAATATTAGCAAATAAAGTCATTCGACTATTTAtacctcatcatcatattACATTGGTATCTTTATCATCTTGAATCTGATTGTGCCGTGTATTAGAGTTTATCTCTTTTCTAGGTGTTTCTATTGCCGTCATTTtgaattgattttttcGATTTGGGCAAACTGAAAAGAACTTTTTTGTCGAGTGTTTCTAGAAGGAGCTGTTGAAAGCATTGAGTCCAATTACGCAGTGGCTGGCATCGTAGAGATAGTACGATTATTAGTACTAGTCTTATCTGTTTCAAACGTCTCAGGTTGCTGTATTGTTGAACCGGTAATAAAAACTAAACAGCACAATGTCATTTCCTAAGCCAAGGGGGCCAAGGCCTTCTACACCTAGCTCTCCACAAAAACGCTTTTCGTTATCAGGAAAACCTTCGTCACTTTCATACAGTGATCCAATTTTTGTACAAGACTCGTCTGGAAATATCTCATCTAGCAGGGCTTCGACATCGAGCCCTGAAGTAGACGTATCTTCTGCATCTACACCGGACTACCATGTGAAAATTGTCTGTGTTGGTGATGGAGGCTGTGGAAAAACCTGCATGTTACAAACATATGCTATGGGAGAATTCCCTCTAACATACGTTCCAACGGTGTTTGAAAACTATTTTACCAAAATCAAGACACCGGGTGGAAAAAACGTTGAATTAGCGTTGTGGGATACTGCCGGTCAAGAAGAATATGACAGGCTTAGAGCTTTGAGTTATCCAGAAGTAGATATTGTGCTCATATGTTTTTCTGTCGACTCTCCTGCTTCACTGGATAATGTGTATGATAAGTGGATCCCAGAAGTCAGTCATTACTGTCAAGGGGTGCCGTTCATTCTTGTTGGATTGAAAACCGATCTACGACAGGACCTCACTACCATTCAGCATTTACAATCTAGAGGGTTAAGGCCCATCACACCTGATGAAGGCAAAGCCGTAGCTAAACGTTACGGAGCATATAAGTATATGGAATGTTcatcaaaaacaatgaCAGGCGTCAAGGATATTTTCAACACCTCCATAGGTGTGGTTGTCAAAGAAAAGGTTTACCTACCACGAAAACTAGTGGAATCAAGTATTcccagtagcagcattggtAGTGATAGCGGAAGCCACAGAAATACCAGCAATACGCCTAAACCAGTCACCAAATCTGCTAGGGTACCAGTAAGCTCCAATTCCAAAGATAACCCTAAAACgatagaaaagaaaaagaaaaaatgtaTCATTCTCTAATAGCATTTATAGTATTGCATAGAATCTTAGCATCTTTAGtattaatttattgaaCCGGTTTGTATAAGACCCTATTTCAATTTAAGTGATtgaaaagataagatatgGGCTAGGGTGTGGTTGTCGCTAGATAAGACGCGTTCGTACCTTCGAAACACTCGTCTTTGCAAAGAACAATGTCGTCCTCGACTTATTTCGAGGAGCAACGAGATGCTCTTTTGGGAGAGATATCTATGGTAGGTCAAAGAAATATTGCAATATTTATGACGATAAAGCACTGCTAACTGACTCCCAGAATATGGAATCTGTCCTCACAAACCTGGCCACCCTCAACCAATCGCTAGAAGGTGTTGTTGCAGTTGGCAAGGAGTTTGAGAGCGTGTCCAAACTGTGGAATAATTTCTATAGTGATTTGAATCAACCTCAAATGAGTCCTCAGCTTGTCGTTAAGGACCAAGAACGAGAAAGTGCTCAGGGGACACAAGAGCCATCCCACGAAAATTGAGAGCATCCCAGTTTCGATAATCAGCACTGACCAAGATgggtttatttattttatagCATTTCTTACCAAGCATATTAAATCATCTTAAGGGTTATCACCAAGTCTAGAAGCTGAGACCCTGCTCAGCTTATGGTTTCAAGTGCCGTTATTTACCACGGCTGTTGCAGGATCACGACATGTGTGTGCACTTAGAACGTATCGTTTGACATTGTGACAAAGGTCTTATATGCGTACATAGATTGTAATTTGATGGTTCATCAACCAATGCTTGATTTCTTTCAATCAGCGATACTTTGGTTGTTTCATTTTATTAATGACTCTTTAGAAACAGCCAGTTAAAGACTATGAGCTCGAATCAGTCATCGATATTATACatgcatatgcaagatCTTTCACAATGCTACTGGAATATTTATTCCCCCTGAGCTGCATCTACAACTTATTTTTCTGGCGTCGTAGATTCTGTAGATAAAATGGATTCACAAAAGGTTGGGTTGGAACTTGGCGATGATAGCCAAATAGACCTAAAAATTGACTTGTTTGGggattattatttgacaCCACTAAGTCTTAACGATACTCAGGATTTCTGTAATGACTTTAACAACACAGAAATCACTCAGTATTTGCGATCACCACGGACTATCCCGTATACATTAGACGATGCTAGAGaacaaatagaaaaaatGATTACTACAAAAGACGGGACTTTTCCATTCTGCTGGGGGATTAGAGATGTACAGCGTCCTCACAGTCTTATTGGCAATATTGTTATTCACATCTCCAGTATGGTTGGTGAAATGAAATACGTGCCTAACCCTGAGCTTCGTGAAGTTTTCGCCAGCTTTGGATTCTATTTGAATCCAAAATACCAATCCAAGGGAATTATGACTGCTTGTCTCAAGGCAGTCATCCAAAAAATCGGCGTCGAGAGATACGGCATCAAGCATTATTACGGGGAGTGTTTTGCTGGTAATATAGGAAGCCGgaaaacttttgaaaagtGTGGCTTCAAGTACATTAGAACAATCAAAGACGGAGTCGTCAAATACAATCCCCGCCAGGTAAAAGATTCGGAAGTATTCGAACTAGTTTTGACTGGGGAAAATTCCTTGCTTGTATTATGACCGTATATTAACGACAACTATTCCTGTATTAATAACAATTTAACTATGGAGCCAAACTACTGTCCACATTAGAGGAGATAGGAGATAAGCATTCCATGTGGATTATAGAAGCTGTTTGAAAGAGATATCAGACCCGTTTGGCTCGAAGCCATTCCCGGGCTTGTTGATATCCGCTATCCGCAGTTCCTGCATATAATATACCCCGCATTTTGAACCGGTATGATAAACATAACCTCGGTCAAGCTGCAGTGTCAAAATGATTCTGTCTGGGATGCATCTGTGTCAGCATTTCCCTGGTAATATGAGATCTGTTCCTGAACTAGTAACAGTTGTAATGGGAAGGGGTATAATCTGAAAGAGCGCTAGTAGGTTAGAATGGAGGAACTTTTGACCGTACCACTGAATCTAAAGATGCAGCAGTGAACCGGTAAGCTATGTTTAATGGGAATTCATAGACGAAGTTTCAGATTTTGTattattaaataataaatgacACTCACTTGGAGGTCTAAAATACGGATACTGCCTAATAAGGATGTCAATTGTTTGTTGTAGAAAGTAATATCTGGACTCTTGACTACTATATTCACACGGCTGATCCCGAGAGCCTCATCAGTTCTCCGCATATGACAGTCCCCGATCGCTGATCTTCATTCAACTATATAAGTGCTGCCATTTCAGCTTAGTTTTGAGTTTTTTAATAATCTAATCACtcactgaaaaatatttattttgaagTGAATTGCTATTTCCAATTGGTTCGTCTAAGATTTTTGTGTTAATAGTTTCAATTCGACTGTTAAACTTGATCAGGTTCATTTCAGTGATTTTCCTATCGGGCCGAATTAGAACCGAAAATTAAAGTTAGTTCAACTCAATAACTTGCGATCCTCAACTTCTTGTCTACCATAACATCAAATTTTCCAAAGTTTTGTCCTGTTGTATTAAATATGGGTAGACCTAAAGCTGTTTTTACCTCTTTTGAGGATGTTCCTATGAACACATCTCAAGAACAAATTCTTGAGAAGCACAAGCTTATCACAGACACATTTTTGTCCAACAAAACCATTCCTTTGGACTACAGACTGGAGCAGATTCGTAATATCTACTGGGCAATTCTCGACAACGTTGAATTTTTGAAAGATGCTCTTTATAAGGATTTCTATCGTCCCCATGATGAGACTGAGATTCTTGAGCTCCATGGTGTTTTTGCTGAGCTGGATAGTATTATGAACCACTTACCCCAATGGGCTAAAGATGAGCCTATTTCTGGTGGACTCAAGTCAATGTCATCTCACCCAGTTGTAAAGAGACAACCATATGGTACTGTGTTAATCATTTCGCCCTGGAACTACCCTTACTTCTTGGCCGTCAATCCTATTGCCACagccattgctgctggtaacaCTGTGATTTGGAAGCCCACTGAAATCGCCCCTAATTCATCTCGTGCTTTGACCAAGGTCCTTCAGCATGCTATTGATCCAAGTATCTTCCAGGTTGTTAATGGTGCCATAGATGAGTCTACTTCTCTTCTCAATTTACGTTTCGACAAAATCATGTTAACTGGAAGTACCACTGTCGGCAAAATCGTAGCCTCTGCTGCCGCAAAAAATCTCACTCCTACCTTGTTGGAATTAGGTGGCAAGTCacctgttcttgttgataGAGATCTCAAAGATTATAAGACTGTTGCTAAGCGTATTGCATGGGGAAAATTTGTTAATGCTGGCCAGACCTGTGTTGCCCCTGACTATATTCTTGTCGATGCCAAAGTTGAACATAAATTTATTGCTGCCCTTAAGGATGCTATTGCTGAGCTTTATCCCAATCTCAATAAGGATACTCCCGACTACTGTCATATTGTAAGTGACCGTATGTATAACAGACTGTCCTCTCTTGTCGATACTACTGAGGGAAATGTTGAGTTCCAACATGGAGTTCCTGATGAAAAGACTCGTTTCTTGCCACCTACGATTGTTTCAGGGGTTAAACCTACCGACTCTTTGATGAAGGATGAGCTTTTTGGTCCTTTGTTGCCTATTATTGCCGTAAATGATATTTCTTCTGAAGGTGTTGATTTTATTGTAGAGAATCATGACCATCCATTGGCTCTTTATGTTTTCACTGCTGATCAAAAGAAAGCCGATAGTATCTTGGCTCGTACTCGTTCAGGTGGCGCTATTTGGAATGATACCATTATTCATGTAGGCGTTACTGAGGCTCCTTTCGGTGGTATTGGTGaatctggttctggtgcttaTCATGGCAAGTATGGGTTTGACGAGTTCAGCCATAAACGTACTATACTTAAGCAACCATTCTATGTCGAGTTCCTTCTCAAGTTAAGATACCCTCCATATACCAAGGGAAATGTCAAGAAACTCACAAAGCTTTCCTACTCCAAAAACCCTTGGTATAGTCGTGATGGTCCCGTTAGACGATCGCTCATCCGCCGTATTTTTACTAGCAAGATACTTTTCTTGcttgctgctattgctggtctcttctttattttttaaactATGATATACTTAATTACATGACTTAATAACGAGATTTTAAACGAAAGTCTGGCACCTGCTCGTATAGGAAGGAGCTCGGAGAATACGAACGAAAAAGATCCAGTCACGTGATTTTAACATGAACATTTGAACTTCACATCCTCATGTCCTAAGACTATGTCCACACAAAATGTCTCTAGCGGAGGAGCTGTTGGCTGATCTAGGAagcgacgatgatgatttcGAATCCCAGATTGAGGCATACAATAATggcgaagatgaagatatggtggatgctgttgaaacCAATGGCTCGTTTTCACAGGAACCAACACATACAAATCCCGAAGAGTACGCCAATGCCAAAGAAGTAGCGGCCCGGATGGACCTGAAAGGTAAAGA
This is a stretch of genomic DNA from Sugiyamaella lignohabitans strain CBS 10342 chromosome C, complete sequence. It encodes these proteins:
- the LCB3 gene encoding sphinganine kinase LCB3 (Long-chain base-1-phosphate phosphatase; specific for dihydrosphingosine-1-phosphate, regulates ceramide and long-chain base phosphates levels, involved in incorporation of exogenous long chain bases in sphingolipids; LCB3 has a paralog, YSR3, that arose from the whole genome duplication; GO_component: GO:0005783 - endoplasmic reticulum [Evidence IEA]; GO_component: GO:0005783 - endoplasmic reticulum [Evidence IDA] [PMID 10477278]; GO_component: GO:0005789 - endoplasmic reticulum membrane [Evidence IEA]; GO_component: GO:0016021 - integral component of membrane [Evidence IEA]; GO_component: GO:0016021 - integral component of membrane [Evidence ISM] [PMID 12192589]; GO_component: GO:0016020 - membrane [Evidence IEA,IEA]; GO_function: GO:0003824 - catalytic activity [Evidence IEA]; GO_function: GO:0016787 - hydrolase activity [Evidence IEA]; GO_function: GO:0042392 - sphingosine-1-phosphate phosphatase activity [Evidence TAS] [PMID 11278643]; GO_function: GO:0042392 - sphingosine-1-phosphate phosphatase activity [Evidence IDA] [PMID 9353337]; GO_process: GO:0019722 - calcium-mediated signaling [Evidence IMP] [PMID 11278643]; GO_process: GO:0006629 - lipid metabolic process [Evidence IEA]; GO_process: GO:0030148 - sphingolipid biosynthetic process [Evidence TAS] [PMID 10563329]; GO_process: GO:0006665 - sphingolipid metabolic process [Evidence IEA]); the protein is MSSEQTKVDVKSDLSRSNSFIALLKAAEKEPCAEKDAGNKSEDHYATRLPLWRFKLRNAMLPIIRWETPHLARLQSTLRHPLIDIYFALSANLGTHTFYVIMLPVSYWYGGTSTARDLTFILAMGVYLTGFLKDLLCLPRPLSPPLHRITMSGSAALEYGFPSTHTANAVGVFLLLSTKLQGPVYQLLNAIFVFSIVAGRIYCGMHGFADVVIGALIGAGLWALTLFSGFMTALRTSSSYYPLLIVPLTLFLVRVHPEPVDDCPCFDDGVAFLGVLMGEIVGQWILTRVIPGSNGCIYYDPQMSGIVGTALRFVIGVGLVVTWRHNMKRILHEVLPPAFRFIEKIGLAMPRKYFISASEYSDIPSSIPDTTLFETHEITSIFSRAGRARSDSVGPQSTADLYESMAQQNLQHRPQGVSSALPSNSVRENSQQPDLLSTVVVPRVRYDVEVVTKLVVYCGIAVISVCVCGLIFPILGI
- the RHO1 gene encoding Rho family GTPase RHO1 (GTP-binding protein of the rho subfamily of Ras-like proteins; involved in establishment of cell polarity; regulates protein kinase C (Pkc1p) and the cell wall synthesizing enzyme 1,3-beta-glucan synthase (Fks1p and Gsc2p); GO_component: GO:0000148 - 1,3-beta-D-glucan synthase complex [Evidence IDA] [PMID 8602515]; GO_component: GO:0005794 - Golgi apparatus [Evidence IDA] [PMID 1918143]; GO_component: GO:0005935 - cellular bud neck [Evidence IDA] [PMID 8195291]; GO_component: GO:0005934 - cellular bud tip [Evidence IDA] [PMID 8195291]; GO_component: GO:0005768 - endosome [Evidence IEA]; GO_component: GO:0010008 - endosome membrane [Evidence IEA]; GO_component: GO:0000131 - incipient cellular bud site [Evidence IDA] [PMID 8195291]; GO_component: GO:0005622 - intracellular [Evidence IEA]; GO_component: GO:0043332 - mating projection tip [Evidence IDA] [PMID 12660244]; GO_component: GO:0016020 - membrane [Evidence IEA]; GO_component: GO:0005741 - mitochondrial outer membrane [Evidence IDA] [PMID 16407407]; GO_component: GO:0005739 - mitochondrion [Evidence IDA] [PMID 14576278]; GO_component: GO:0005739 - mitochondrion [Evidence IDA] [PMID 16823961]; GO_component: GO:0005778 - peroxisomal membrane [Evidence IEA]; GO_component: GO:0005777 - peroxisome [Evidence IEA]; GO_component: GO:0005777 - peroxisome [Evidence IDA] [PMID 15596542]; GO_component: GO:0005886 - plasma membrane [Evidence IEA,IEA]; GO_component: GO:0005886 - plasma membrane [Evidence IDA] [PMID 16622836]; GO_function: GO:0005525 - GTP binding [Evidence IEA,IEA]; GO_function: GO:0003924 - GTPase activity [Evidence IDA] [PMID 11591390]; GO_function: GO:0003924 - GTPase activity [Evidence IDA] [PMID 7962098]; GO_function: GO:0000166 - nucleotide binding [Evidence IEA]; GO_process: GO:0030036 - actin cytoskeleton organization [Evidence IMP] [PMID 15596542]; GO_process: GO:0031532 - actin cytoskeleton reorganization [Evidence IGI,IPI] [PMID 8947028]; GO_process: GO:0007117 - budding cell bud growth [Evidence IGI,IMP] [PMID 8195291]; GO_process: GO:0045807 - positive regulation of endocytosis [Evidence IMP] [PMID 14593073]; GO_process: GO:0090037 - positive regulation of protein kinase C signaling [Evidence IDA,IMP] [PMID 8621575]; GO_process: GO:0090037 - positive regulation of protein kinase C signaling [Evidence IGI,IPI] [PMID 8846785]; GO_process: GO:0008361 - regulation of cell size [Evidence IMP] [PMID 17302939]; GO_process: GO:0090334 - regulation of cell wall (1->3)-beta-D-glucan biosynthetic process [Evidence IMP] [PMID 8602514]; GO_process: GO:0090334 - regulation of cell wall (1->3)-beta-D-glucan biosynthetic process [Evidence IDA,IMP] [PMID 8602515]; GO_process: GO:0090334 - regulation of cell wall (1->3)-beta-D-glucan biosynthetic process [Evidence IDA,IMP] [PMID 8662910]; GO_process: GO:0060178 - regulation of exocyst localization [Evidence IMP] [PMID 11283608]; GO_process: GO:0060237 - regulation of fungal-type cell wall organization [Evidence IMP] [PMID 8621575]; GO_process: GO:0032880 - regulation of protein localization [Evidence IMP] [PMID 10893184]; GO_process: GO:0032889 - regulation of vacuole fusion, non-autophagic [Evidence IMP] [PMID 11598008]; GO_process: GO:0007264 - small GTPase mediated signal transduction [Evidence IEA]; GO_process: GO:0007264 - small GTPase mediated signal transduction [Evidence IDA] [PMID 8621575]; GO_process: GO:0007264 - small GTPase mediated signal transduction [Evidence IGI] [PMID 8846785]): MSFPKPRGPRPSTPSSPQKRFSLSGKPSSLSYSDPIFVQDSSGNISSSRASTSSPEVDVSSASTPDYHVKIVCVGDGGCGKTCMLQTYAMGEFPLTYVPTVFENYFTKIKTPGGKNVELALWDTAGQEEYDRLRALSYPEVDIVLICFSVDSPASLDNVYDKWIPEVSHYCQGVPFILVGLKTDLRQDLTTIQHLQSRGLRPITPDEGKAVAKRYGAYKYMECSSKTMTGVKDIFNTSIGVVVKEKVYLPRKLVESSIPSSSIGSDSGSHRNTSNTPKPVTKSARVPVSSNSKDNPKTIEKKKKKCIIL